AAACTTACCAAAAGAAAGGTGGACCCAGTTTCCTCTGTGTCCgtgaaggtggaggaggaggaagcgaGGATCTTTGAGCAAAGACCCTCCTCAGCCCCCTTATTAACGGGTAATGTTTACCTTACGCTACCAGCTGAACACAGACACTGCTGCAGGTCACCTTTCAGAGGACATCCATGCTTAATGTGACCAAATTGTGTGAGAGGGCACTATGGTATCGCTTTGAGTCTCAAGCTATAAAGGTTTTGCAGCGTTGGTGGATAGCTTTCCCTGAAGGGTAAACAACTGTTATAGCAGCAAATGAATGCCCATACGTTTGTTCAGATTTCTGTCTACATAGTTTTGCCATGTATTGATTGTTTGCAGTGTTGCCATGCTGGGTTAaatgggggtggcagtagctcagtccatagggagttggggagggtcactggttcaagtccccgtatggacctaAAGGtagggagcgtggattggtggctggagagatgccagttcacctcctgggtactggcaggtgctcttgagcaaggcactgcacccccccccacccccccaccgctcagggcgctggttaagctggcagcccactcactctgacatctctgcatgtataggtcctgagcatgtgtgtgtatttcaggcctgtgtgtgactactaacaaaagtgtgtacacagagtgtagtccAGTAATTTctactaataaacaaattatctatCTTATCTAAAtatttctcattctctctccccTGTGCTCATTCAGGCAATTGCCATCCCAAAACAGAACCGGACACTTTACCGTTGTCTTCACACAGCCGCAGGAGGAAACAGCTAAAAGTGGAATATGACAAGGATGAAAGTGTTACACCTGTGAAGATAGAACCTCCCGACTGGAAGCAACAGTTAGAATGCATCCGTGAAATGAGGAGCAGCCGGGATGCACCTGTAGATAACATGGGAGCCAAAACATGCTGTGACACAGAGGCTCCTGCGCATGTAAGTGtgtttgagatttaaaaaaggaaaaaatgtatgtctaGACAGTTCACTTGTAGACTAGAGAGTTCTAGTAGTCTAGACTCTGTTGTCTTCTCTGTCGGCACAGGTGAGACGTTTCCAGGTGTTGGTTTCACTCATGCTGTCCAGTCAGACCAAGGACCAGGTGACAGCAGCAGCCATGCAGAAGCTCCGAGCTCACGGCTGCACTGTAGAAAATATACTCACTACTGATGATGAAGCACTGGGAAAACTCATCCACCCTGTCGGTTTCTGGAGGGTAGGTTAATACACAAGTCTTTTTATGTGTTACGGAAGCCATTCTTTTACTTTCTCACCCTCCTTCTTTGTTTGGGGTTTTGAGTCTTATTGAATGGTTTTTGCACCTCCTTTCTCTAGACTAAGGTGAAGTATCTAAAACTGACATCGGCCATGCTGCAGAAAGAATTCGGAGGGGACATCCCAGATAGTGTGGAGGGGCTGGTTCGTCTTCCAGGAGTTGGACCTAAGATGGCTCACTTGGCTATGGACATCGCCTGGGACCAAGTGTCCGGCATTGGTAGGGACACACTCCTGAAGGATGCGCAATCCCGTACAAGTCAAACGTACTAAAATAGGTACATTTTGTCTAACAGAGCAGCAAGCTTCAGTCTGGTTGATAAAGTTGCAACATAGAAAAATAACAGCTTGCATGGAAATAGAAATAATACTGTAAATCTGCAACAAGTAGGTTAGTCCACATCACCATTTACTGTTTTCTAAAAATGCaaatctgtaaatgtgtgtgtgcgctaaaTTGTgtagtgttgattttttttgtttaggagTGGACACACATGTGCATCGTATCTCCAATCGGCTCGGCTGGCTCGAGAAACCAACCAAGAACCCGGAAGAAACACGCAAGGCCCTGGAGGAGTG
The sequence above is drawn from the Etheostoma cragini isolate CJK2018 chromosome 2, CSU_Ecrag_1.0, whole genome shotgun sequence genome and encodes:
- the nthl1 gene encoding endonuclease III-like protein 1, encoding MIRVRCSTRGYVVQCFTMTSPYFMQRSVIARSGGPNAGCVPADSLRSKLTKRKVDPVSSVSVKVEEEEARIFEQRPSSAPLLTGNCHPKTEPDTLPLSSHSRRRKQLKVEYDKDESVTPVKIEPPDWKQQLECIREMRSSRDAPVDNMGAKTCCDTEAPAHVRRFQVLVSLMLSSQTKDQVTAAAMQKLRAHGCTVENILTTDDEALGKLIHPVGFWRTKVKYLKLTSAMLQKEFGGDIPDSVEGLVRLPGVGPKMAHLAMDIAWDQVSGIGVDTHVHRISNRLGWLEKPTKNPEETRKALEEWLPRELWSEINWLLVGFGQQVCLPVNPLCSVCLNQHSCPSAHKISTTKRPKAGSPRSPNPTSSFTTKIEPEQESAVKHGRTKKEPLPTPVSPNAQRGRLKSKVKH